Genomic segment of Prochlorococcus marinus CUG1417:
GATAGCATCGCAAAAAAAGAGGAAAAAAATATATTATTAATTTGTCCTAATGTAGAAATTGCCTACAAATGGATTGGTTATTTTGAAAGTATAAATGATAAAGCAGTTTTATATTATCCTCCAACAGAACATCTACCATACTCCTCAATTAATAAATCCAAAGAGATTGAATTTAGTCAGCTTACTGTTTTATCCAAATTAATAAAAAAAGAGAAAAATGAACTTAATATTGTTGTATCAACAGAAAGATCACTACAACCTCATCTAATAAATAAAAACTTATTAATTGAAAACAAGTTAGATTTGCAAAAAGGGGTTCAAATCGAGATTCAAGAATTAGCTAATAAACTTACTTTGCTTGGTTATACGAAGGATAATGTAACTTCAACAGAGGGATTCTGGAGTAGGAGAGGGGAAATAATAGATATTTATCCTGTCAATAATGAGTTTCCTATAAGATTAGAATTTTTTGATAATGTAATTGAGAAGATAAGAGAATATGACCCCCATACACAGAAAACATTAGAAAGTATCAATAATATTGAAATAATACAGGCTGGATTTGATTTGCTAATAAAAGATAAGTTAAATAATTTTTCTAAGAACGGTATCTTTAATTCAGATGATATAAATAAAAATAATCTTGATCGTTATTTAGGAATAATTGAAAAACAACCCTCAAATATAATAGATTTTATTGATAAAGAAACAATTCTTGTAATTGATGAATTAGAAGATTGTACGAAATTTGCAAATAATTGGTATCTAGATTCAGAAAGTAATTTTGATAATTGTGAGTATGAATTAAATGAGAACCTTAAAAATAATGATATTAATTTAGACGTTAAACCTAATTTACATTTAAAGTTTGACAAAATATTAAATTCACTAAGAAATTTTAATTTGATAAAATTTTATGAATTTGAATCTAAAGTAAATATTAATAATAAATTTTTATTAAATGATAAAAGAATAAATTCATACTCTAAAAATATAGGTAAATTATCCAATGATATAAATAAAAATATAAAAAATAATGAAAAAGTATGGATATTATCAGCACAGCCATTGAGAACTAGGACTTTACTTTTTGAGCACGAATGTAATACAAACTTCTTAAACAATCCTAATAATATTGATGAAGCATTTAAGTCAATTAATAATTCAACTCCTTTAATTTTAAAAAATAAGAACAATTACGAAATCGAAGGTTTTTATCTTCCGATATGGAAAGTTGTCCTGATAACAGATAAAGAATTATTTTCACAACAATCTCTTTTTAATAATGTATTCATAAGAAGAAAAAAAAGAAGTTTAAATTCAAATATAAATGTAAATAAAATTAGTCCCGGTGATTTTATAGTTCATAAAAATCATGGAATAGGAAAATTTTTAAAAATAGAAAAAATAAATATAACTGGAGATTCAAGAGATTATTTAGTCATTCAGTATCAGGATGGGAAGATAAGTGTTGCCGCTGATCAACTTGGTAGTGTAAACAGATATAGATCAAGTGGAAAAATAAAGCCAAAAATAAATAAATTAGGAGGGACCGAATGGGAAAGAATAAAAGATAAAAATAAGAAACAAATCAAAAAAGTTGCAGTCGATATTTTGAAACTTTATGCAAAGAGAGAAAAATTAAAGGGATACATTTACCCAAAAGATGGTCCTTGGCAAGATGAATTAGAGGAATCATTCCCTTATCAACCAACACCTGATCAAATTACTGCTGTAGAAGAAATAAAATCTGATATGGAAAGCGAAAAGCCAATGGATAGGCTAGTTTGTGGAGATGTAGGATTTGGCAAAACAGAAGTAGCTGTACGGGCTATTTTTAAGGCTATTACATCAGGTAAACAGGTAATATTACTAGCACCAACAACAATCCTAGCTCAGCAACATTGGAGAACAATAAACAATAGATTTTCACCTTACCCAATAAAAGTATCATTACTCAATAGATTCAAAACCGTTAATGAAAGAAAGGAAATCTATGCAGGCTTGAAAAATAACAAAATTGATTTAGTTGTAGCTACGCACCAAATTTTAGGAAAAGAATTAGAAATTAAAAACTTAGGACTACTTGTTATTGATGAAGAACAAAGATTTGGAGTAAGGCAAAAGGAGAAAATTAAAAAAATCAAAACCAACATAGACGTTTTAACTCTCTCGGCGACTCCAATTCCAAGGACTCTTTATATGAGCTTATCTGGGCTAAGACAAATGAGCTTACTTAATACTCCTCCTCCATCAAGAAGATCAATAAAAACATATTTATCTGAAATAGATATGGATGTTATAAGAACTGCCATTAATCAAGAACTTGATAGGGGAGGTCAAATTTTTTATGTTCTTCCAAGAATTTCTGATATTGATCAAGCTGTAAATAAATTAAAAAATATGTTTCCAAGCTTAAAATTTATTGTTGCTCATGGGCAAATGAACGAAACAGAGCTTGAAAATGCAATGATTGCCTTTAATAATGGAGAAGTAGATCTAATGATATGCACAACAATAATTGAAAGTGGATTAGACATTCCTAAAGTAAATACAATTATTATTGAAGATTCTCACAAATTTGGCCTTTCACAACTTTATCAACTTAGAGGAAGAGTTGGTAGAAGCGGTGTACAAGCGCATGCTTGGTTATTTTTTCCAAATATAAATAAAATTAATGACGCTGCAAAACAAAGATTGAAAGCTATAAAAGACTTTTCAGAACTTGGAAGTGGCTACCAACTTGCAATGAAAGATATGGAAATAAGGGGTGTTGGTAGTTTACTAGGAGAAGATCAAAGTGGAAAGGTAAATGCTATTGGATATGATTTATATATAGAAATGCTCCATGAGGCTATTTCAGAAATCAGTGGGCAAGAAATACCAGAAGTTAGTGACACACAAATTGATCTACCAATAAATGCATTTATACCTGCAACTTGGATATTAAACAGAGATGAGAAGCTTGAAGCTTACAAATCTGCTACAGAATGTTCTAATGATAATGAATTAACTGAATTAGCTACAGACTGGATTAATAGATATGGAACTTTGCCTAAGCCTGTCGAGTCATTAATAATGTTAATGAGACTAAAATTACTCGCTAAGAGATGTGGTTTTAACAAAATTAAACTAAAAAAACCAAATATCGTTATAGAAACAAAATTAAAAAAAGCTACCTTTAAAATACTTAAACGTACATTACCAAATAGTGTTCAAAATAAATTTAATTTTGATGAAGGGGAACAATGGTCCTTGATAACTATAAGAGGTTTAGGAGTTACTGAAATTCAAAATCAAATTGATCAATTATTATATTGGTTTGGCTTATTTATTGAAGAAATAAAAAATTTTAAGCAAGATCTATTATTTAAGTAAGAATAAATTATTAAAAAATTATTTAAAAACCGCGAAAAAGTTTAATTTCGGCTAGGTTTATAAAAATTTAATTTTCTACATGGGTGAATATATAGACGTCGGAGTTCAAAGTTCAATTTTACCTCTAACAATTGTATTGTCATCACTAGTTTTGGGAATTTATGCACTTTTAGGAGTCGAGACAGAAAACGATGATGATGATTCAGATTCTGGAAGTGGCGGTCTCATGCAACCAATTTGAGATTATTTATAATTTATAATTCTAGTTTTTCTACTAGCAATCCTGACTATCCTATTGAAAATTCCTATAAATAAAATCAAGGTTACAAGATAAGAAATAAAAATAAAAAGTACCAAAAATACATCAGATAAGTTTGAAAAGAGATCAATAATTAATAAAAATATTCTATTTAAAGCTGTTGGGACATTTTGTAGAAGCGAACTCTTATTAGGTATTAAATAATTTATATAAATTAAAAAAAGACCGGAAATAAACATTAAAACAGATTCGATAAATAGTCTCTTTTTAGGCTTTCTTCTTAAACTTAATTTTTTTTTAAAAATATATTTACCAGACTTCTTATTCAAATTAGGGATGTTTAAATCTGCCATACATCAAAACTCAAAGAATAAATTAATAATTTACTTTGAAAAGAAAATTATCCTATACTATCGTTTTTACAGTTATGATGCTATAAGGGGATTATTTTGGATTAACTAGTTCATTTTTTTCGTTATTTTCAAGTGGATTATAAAAATAAATAAGAGTCGAGGAAAGAAGAGCTAAAGAGCAAATTGAGATGAAAGGAGGTATAAAAAAATTTAGAAATTTAACTTTATTTTTAAATGAAAAATTTACCTTTTTAGGATCATTATTAAAAACAGAAGATTTTTTTATCTTAACTTCAGATGATTCATTTAACTGATCAAAACAATTAACAATATCAGACAATAATGAATTGCCAATCTTTATAATTAATGGTTTAACATCTGGCTTAGAGCTTTTGAGAACAATATTATGAAGGTGGAGATTCTCAGCTTTTATATCTATCAATTTGGACTCATATAATGGGATTTTATTAGTTATTAGAAGATTTGAATATATATAAAATGCATCCATAATTTGAACTAAATGGTCAATTTTGCCTTCAATAAGTGGTTTACCAATAATCTTTAAATTCCATTCTGAAATTATTGATATTTGAACATTATTTTCATTGTTTGAATAATCAGGTAATCCTATTATTTCAAGACTAACTGAAGATTGATGAAACGATAATTTATTCTGCAGCATATTAAAAATTAACTAGAAAATTCTTTAACTTTTTATTACCGTCATTAGAAATACAAAACGCTAACATTAACAAAGATTTTATGATTATTCCATCATTTTCAGTTTGATTTAAAAGCTTTTTAACTCTCATACTATTTATATTAAATCTTTCTTTAATTAACTCTATAAATCTTTTTTGAAAATCGTTCCAGACAACTGGATTCTTCTTAGAATCTTCTCTAGAGTTAAGTATCTCTCTAATATAAGGATATAAATATTTAGACATTTCAACAGTTATAAGTATTAAGGCATCAAATTCATCTGATTTAATATTGTTATTAATATAAGATTTTCTCAAGGGATTATTATTCCTTAGTTTCCAAATAGTAATTTTATTTGGCAAAAACTCATTTAAGTTGAGTCTATTTGATAAAGCATAAAAAGAGTCAATACCATTTAAATCTATGGTCTCGAGTATTAGTATTAATAAATCAAGCTTTTCTATAGATCGCCTTGATACCTTATTTACTTTAGTTAAAACAGTAATTGTTCTCTTTTAAAATATTATTAAATTATAACAGAATTATCATTAGATTTTTTGAAATAAAAATGAATATAACTTATCTAGTTCTTCAATAGTTAGCATTCCATAACTCCATAATAATATTGGTAATGGAGTGTTATTTTTTATAGATAATTTTATGCCAAGTTCAATAGTAGATTCATCTAAACCTAATACATTGAATAAATAAGTTATCATTTCTTTAGATAAATTATTATTCATGAATTCTATTTAATACTTGAGTAAATGAGAGATTTAGTCATTTGATTTAGAACTAATTTTCTAGTAAAAAGAAATTTATTTAAAAGTAAAAATGAAAATTTCCTAATTGGAAATAAAAAAACGTTTCTATTAGCAAAAATTGAAATCAATGAGTCAGTTATAAAAATAGTGAAGATAATATCTAAAATCCTGCTAGAAAAATATTTAAATTTAAATAATATCAATTGCATTTTAGTAGTAGCATTATTTTTATTAAAAAGATCATAGATAGTATTAACATCTCTCCAACAAGTATTTAGACCCTGACCACCAACAGGATGAAATGTATGAAATGCATCTCCTACAAAAACTAATTTTTTAAAATTTAAAAATGGTAGATTTAAAGATAATGAAACAGGAAAAATATTAAATTCACCAATTATTTGGTCCAACTTAAATCCATTTGGCAAGATTGTTGATAAATTGTCCATTAAAAAATTCTTGTCAGAATTTAACCTTTCAATTGCCTTAAATGTACTGGAAGTCCAAATTACTTGATATAAGTTTTTTTCTAAAGGTAATAATGCAAGAGGGCCTTCTTTTCTAAAAATTTCATAAGCTCGCTTTTCACAATGACCTCTAAGAGAAACTTTAAAAGTTAAACAAGACTGACTATAAGATTTTTTTATATCTACAAAATCTATGGATTTTTTATCAAGTGAGTTTGCCCCTGTTGAAAAGAATTGATAATCAAATAATATTTTTTTACGTAACAATCTCTGTGGTGTCATAAAAAAAATATTTTCATAGTTATCAATCTCTTGAAAAAATACGTTCATAAGATCCGAATGTCTAACTACCCAGCCAATATTTTCAGCAGAACTTATATCATCATCTAAGTCAGAAGTACATAAGTTGGTAAAAGAAGAAGTTACGCTATCTGAAATTGAAAGGGTATCGAAGCCAAATAAAAATGGTTCTAATTTTTCCCAAAGTCTGAATTTAGATAAGATTTTTCTTGTTGAGTGAGTTATTGCATAAGTTTTATCTTTATCAATTAATCT
This window contains:
- the mfd gene encoding transcription-repair coupling factor, with amino-acid sequence MSLNTLVNYISNSQITSELIKRISKNNELNIVGSSRYAKSIILDSIAKKEEKNILLICPNVEIAYKWIGYFESINDKAVLYYPPTEHLPYSSINKSKEIEFSQLTVLSKLIKKEKNELNIVVSTERSLQPHLINKNLLIENKLDLQKGVQIEIQELANKLTLLGYTKDNVTSTEGFWSRRGEIIDIYPVNNEFPIRLEFFDNVIEKIREYDPHTQKTLESINNIEIIQAGFDLLIKDKLNNFSKNGIFNSDDINKNNLDRYLGIIEKQPSNIIDFIDKETILVIDELEDCTKFANNWYLDSESNFDNCEYELNENLKNNDINLDVKPNLHLKFDKILNSLRNFNLIKFYEFESKVNINNKFLLNDKRINSYSKNIGKLSNDINKNIKNNEKVWILSAQPLRTRTLLFEHECNTNFLNNPNNIDEAFKSINNSTPLILKNKNNYEIEGFYLPIWKVVLITDKELFSQQSLFNNVFIRRKKRSLNSNINVNKISPGDFIVHKNHGIGKFLKIEKINITGDSRDYLVIQYQDGKISVAADQLGSVNRYRSSGKIKPKINKLGGTEWERIKDKNKKQIKKVAVDILKLYAKREKLKGYIYPKDGPWQDELEESFPYQPTPDQITAVEEIKSDMESEKPMDRLVCGDVGFGKTEVAVRAIFKAITSGKQVILLAPTTILAQQHWRTINNRFSPYPIKVSLLNRFKTVNERKEIYAGLKNNKIDLVVATHQILGKELEIKNLGLLVIDEEQRFGVRQKEKIKKIKTNIDVLTLSATPIPRTLYMSLSGLRQMSLLNTPPPSRRSIKTYLSEIDMDVIRTAINQELDRGGQIFYVLPRISDIDQAVNKLKNMFPSLKFIVAHGQMNETELENAMIAFNNGEVDLMICTTIIESGLDIPKVNTIIIEDSHKFGLSQLYQLRGRVGRSGVQAHAWLFFPNINKINDAAKQRLKAIKDFSELGSGYQLAMKDMEIRGVGSLLGEDQSGKVNAIGYDLYIEMLHEAISEISGQEIPEVSDTQIDLPINAFIPATWILNRDEKLEAYKSATECSNDNELTELATDWINRYGTLPKPVESLIMLMRLKLLAKRCGFNKIKLKKPNIVIETKLKKATFKILKRTLPNSVQNKFNFDEGEQWSLITIRGLGVTEIQNQIDQLLYWFGLFIEEIKNFKQDLLFK
- a CDS encoding nucleoside-diphosphate kinase; this encodes MADLNIPNLNKKSGKYIFKKKLSLRRKPKKRLFIESVLMFISGLFLIYINYLIPNKSSLLQNVPTALNRIFLLIIDLFSNLSDVFLVLFIFISYLVTLILFIGIFNRIVRIASRKTRIINYK
- a CDS encoding DUF4335 domain-containing protein — translated: MLQNKLSFHQSSVSLEIIGLPDYSNNENNVQISIISEWNLKIIGKPLIEGKIDHLVQIMDAFYIYSNLLITNKIPLYESKLIDIKAENLHLHNIVLKSSKPDVKPLIIKIGNSLLSDIVNCFDQLNESSEVKIKKSSVFNNDPKKVNFSFKNKVKFLNFFIPPFISICSLALLSSTLIYFYNPLENNEKNELVNPK
- a CDS encoding DUF3038 domain-containing protein, with protein sequence MTVLTKVNKVSRRSIEKLDLLILILETIDLNGIDSFYALSNRLNLNEFLPNKITIWKLRNNNPLRKSYINNNIKSDEFDALILITVEMSKYLYPYIREILNSREDSKKNPVVWNDFQKRFIELIKERFNINSMRVKKLLNQTENDGIIIKSLLMLAFCISNDGNKKLKNFLVNF
- a CDS encoding DUF2949 domain-containing protein, encoding MNNNLSKEMITYLFNVLGLDESTIELGIKLSIKNNTPLPILLWSYGMLTIEELDKLYSFLFQKI
- a CDS encoding FAD-dependent monooxygenase gives rise to the protein MKNKLNFKIVGSGPTGLLLSIVLSKFDCNIFLTDLLTKDRLIDKDKTYAITHSTRKILSKFRLWEKLEPFLFGFDTLSISDSVTSSFTNLCTSDLDDDISSAENIGWVVRHSDLMNVFFQEIDNYENIFFMTPQRLLRKKILFDYQFFSTGANSLDKKSIDFVDIKKSYSQSCLTFKVSLRGHCEKRAYEIFRKEGPLALLPLEKNLYQVIWTSSTFKAIERLNSDKNFLMDNLSTILPNGFKLDQIIGEFNIFPVSLSLNLPFLNFKKLVFVGDAFHTFHPVGGQGLNTCWRDVNTIYDLFNKNNATTKMQLILFKFKYFSSRILDIIFTIFITDSLISIFANRNVFLFPIRKFSFLLLNKFLFTRKLVLNQMTKSLIYSSIK